A window from Enterocloster bolteae encodes these proteins:
- a CDS encoding sigma-70 family RNA polymerase sigma factor, with protein sequence MLMEQTDSEDMVRVLEEYRKNGSQELRNRLIMHYLPIVRSAAVQLRSMAGSLLEQEELIDQGVLALIECLERYDPDRGARFETFAFMRVRGAMIDYIRSQDWVPHRARNFQKKVEEACSILSHKQMREPDVNEVADYLDLPVEKVENHIKYMNHANLLSFESVLQDMTAIVAKGELESGDIEGKPEENLFYKELMGTLTSAIDGLGEKERLVITLYYYEELKYSEIAQVMGIGQSRVCQIHTRAIQKLKASLEDYMRG encoded by the coding sequence ATGCTGATGGAACAGACAGACAGTGAGGATATGGTTCGGGTTCTGGAGGAGTACAGAAAAAACGGCAGCCAGGAATTGAGAAACAGGCTGATTATGCACTATCTTCCCATTGTGCGTTCCGCGGCAGTGCAGCTGCGGTCCATGGCCGGATCCCTTCTGGAACAGGAAGAGCTTATAGACCAGGGGGTGCTGGCGCTGATTGAATGTCTGGAACGGTATGACCCGGACAGGGGCGCCAGGTTTGAGACATTTGCGTTCATGCGGGTAAGGGGTGCCATGATTGACTATATACGCAGCCAGGACTGGGTGCCTCACAGAGCGAGAAATTTCCAAAAAAAGGTAGAAGAAGCATGCTCCATTTTGTCCCATAAGCAGATGAGGGAGCCGGATGTAAACGAAGTGGCGGATTATCTGGACCTGCCCGTGGAAAAGGTGGAAAACCACATTAAATATATGAACCACGCCAACCTTCTTTCCTTTGAGTCCGTGCTGCAGGATATGACGGCCATAGTGGCAAAAGGGGAGCTGGAGTCCGGTGATATAGAGGGCAAACCAGAGGAAAACCTGTTTTACAAGGAACTGATGGGAACACTTACATCGGCCATAGACGGGCTGGGGGAAAAGGAACGGCTGGTCATTACCTTATATTACTATGAAGAGCTGAAGTATTCGGAGATTGCCCAGGTTATGGGCATAGGACAGTCCCGGGTATGCCAGATACATACCAGGGCAATCCAAAAGCTGAAAGCCAGCCTGGAAGATTATATGAGAGGATAA
- the flhA gene encoding flagellar biosynthesis protein FlhA: MKRFNILVTAGIIGIIFLILIPLPTPILDFLFILNISLSLLILVMSMYIRETLEFSVFPSLLLITTLFRLGLNISSTRKILFDNGYAGQVVKTFGQFVIRGNAVIGFIIFLIIVLVQFIVITKGSERVAEVAARFTLDAMPGKQMAIDADLNSGLIDEQQARERRSKIQREADFFGSMDGATKFVKGDAIISIIITFINFVGGLIVGIMNSQGSIQDIMQIYTTSTIGDGLVSQIPALLISVATGMVVTRSASENSLSEDLTKQFLAQPRVLMTAGGAAACLCLIPGFPVLQILIISAGMVGGGYYLYRHQKSLVEETAEELVETEVTSEASYYKNIENVYGLLNVEQIEMEFGYSLIPLADEGNGGNFIDRVVMFRKQMALDMGFVIPSVRIKDSGQLNPNQYSILLKGEEVARGDILMDHYLALPPGTDADDVPGIDTIDPAFHIPAKWISGDRKIQAELAGYTLIDPTSVVITHLSEVVKEHLHELLNRQEVNNLLEALKKTNSSIVEDTIPSVISVGGLQKVLANLLREEIPIRDMETIVETLGDYGSQVKDTDMLTEYVRQALKRTISRRFSEAGQMKVISLDDRIENMIMSSVKKMDTGSYLALEPTAIQSIVASATAEINKIKDLVNVPIVLTSPVVRIYFKKLIDQFYPNVAVVSFSEIDNNIQIQALGNISLSQR, encoded by the coding sequence TTGAAACGGTTTAATATCCTTGTAACAGCGGGAATCATCGGTATCATATTCCTGATACTGATACCCCTTCCCACGCCCATACTGGACTTTTTATTTATACTGAACATATCATTGTCTTTATTGATTCTTGTGATGTCCATGTATATCAGAGAGACGCTGGAATTTTCCGTGTTTCCTTCCCTGCTGCTGATCACAACCCTTTTCAGGCTGGGACTTAACATATCATCCACAAGAAAAATCCTGTTTGACAATGGATACGCGGGACAGGTGGTCAAGACCTTCGGTCAGTTTGTTATCCGCGGAAACGCGGTTATCGGTTTTATTATATTCCTGATTATTGTGCTGGTTCAGTTTATCGTTATAACAAAGGGTTCCGAGCGTGTGGCTGAGGTTGCCGCAAGGTTTACCCTGGATGCCATGCCCGGCAAACAGATGGCCATTGACGCGGATTTAAACAGCGGCCTTATCGACGAACAGCAGGCAAGGGAACGCCGGTCTAAAATCCAGAGGGAAGCTGACTTCTTCGGCTCCATGGACGGTGCCACCAAGTTTGTAAAGGGCGATGCCATTATCTCCATTATCATCACCTTTATCAACTTTGTGGGCGGCCTTATTGTGGGAATCATGAACAGCCAGGGAAGCATACAGGATATCATGCAGATTTACACCACATCCACCATTGGCGACGGCCTGGTGTCCCAGATACCGGCCCTGCTCATATCGGTTGCCACCGGTATGGTGGTGACCAGGTCCGCTTCGGAGAACAGCCTCAGCGAGGACCTGACAAAGCAGTTCCTGGCCCAGCCAAGGGTGCTTATGACGGCGGGAGGCGCGGCCGCGTGCCTGTGCCTTATACCCGGCTTCCCTGTTCTTCAGATACTGATTATATCCGCAGGCATGGTTGGGGGCGGTTATTATCTGTACCGGCACCAGAAGAGCCTGGTGGAGGAGACTGCGGAAGAACTGGTGGAGACAGAGGTTACCAGCGAGGCGTCCTATTATAAGAATATTGAAAATGTATACGGTCTGCTGAACGTGGAGCAGATTGAAATGGAGTTTGGCTACAGCCTGATTCCCCTGGCCGATGAAGGCAACGGCGGGAATTTTATTGACAGGGTGGTTATGTTCCGCAAACAGATGGCCCTGGATATGGGATTTGTAATTCCCTCTGTCCGTATCAAGGACAGCGGACAGCTCAATCCCAACCAGTACAGCATCCTCCTTAAAGGGGAGGAGGTGGCCAGGGGGGACATACTCATGGACCATTACCTGGCCCTGCCTCCCGGCACGGATGCAGACGATGTGCCTGGAATAGATACCATTGACCCGGCTTTCCATATACCGGCAAAATGGATAAGCGGGGACAGGAAGATACAGGCCGAGCTGGCCGGTTATACCCTGATAGACCCCACTTCCGTGGTAATCACCCACCTGTCGGAGGTGGTAAAGGAACACCTCCATGAGCTGTTAAACAGGCAGGAGGTCAACAACCTGCTGGAGGCCCTTAAAAAGACCAACAGCAGTATTGTGGAGGACACCATTCCGTCGGTTATATCGGTGGGAGGCCTTCAGAAGGTCCTGGCCAATCTTTTGCGTGAGGAGATTCCCATTCGGGATATGGAGACCATTGTAGAGACATTAGGTGATTACGGCAGCCAGGTAAAGGATACGGATATGCTTACCGAGTATGTGCGCCAGGCATTAAAGCGCACCATATCCCGGCGGTTCTCAGAGGCGGGGCAGATGAAGGTCATCAGCCTGGACGACCGGATTGAGAACATGATTATGTCGTCCGTGAAGAAGATGGATACAGGCTCCTATCTGGCCTTAGAGCCCACGGCCATCCAGAGCATAGTGGCGTCAGCCACGGCTGAGATCAATAAGATAAAGGATCTGGTCAATGTACCCATTGTACTGACCTCGCCTGTGGTGCGGATTTACTTTAAAAAGCTCATTGACCAGTTTTACCCCAATGTAGCGGTGGTATCCTTCAGTGAGATTGACAACAATATACAGATACAGGCATTGGGAAATATTTCCCTTAGCCAGAGGTAA